The sequence CACGGCTTTTACATAAACCTGATAACTACTGGATGCAGTAAGACCTGTGACTTGCATAGTGGTTTCACTGGTCTCCCCGAACATAGTCGAATTCAAGAAAATTCTGTAACTGCTGGCTCCGCTTGTTGCATTCCAGTTAACTCTTGCGGTCGAATCTGTAATCGAGTCGATTGACACTCCGGCGGGTTCAGAGCACCTGGTACGGATTGTGAGTTTTTCAGAATATCCGCTTAGAAGCCCATCAGTGTTCTCTGCTTTAATATAAAAATCATATTGCGTAGCAGGGTTGAGATTTGCACAATTCACTGAATTGGAAATGTTTGAAATTGGAGAAGTGTCATCAAGGCCTTTGTAAACAAGGTATCTTACACCTCCTTGAGTAAGTTGCCATGTGATTCCAGCATATCCGGATCCTATTTCGATTGTATTCAGACCGGAAGGTGGAATGCAGACTGTATTTATTATCTTTTCGGCACTCATAGCGCTGTCTCCAGTTGCGTTCACAGCCCTTACGCTAAACCTGTAAGTTTGTCCGCTGCTTAAATTTGTACGGGTATACACATTTGATGAAACAACATTTCCAATATACTGATCATCGATATAGACCTTATATCCAGTAGCTCCCGTCACAGTGTCCCATGTAAGGTCAACTTCACTAGTAGTCAGTCTGGTTGATCTGACATTTTGCGGAGCAAGAACTCCAGTGACAAAAGAAATAGATGAATATGTAGAATTCTCTCTGTTGTTTTTGTTTACACTGGTTACCCTGAGTTCATAGGTTGTTCCGCTATTTAGGTTATCCAGATTAATACTGTTCGATTGGGTTTCCCCAGTAGTCTGCGAACTATTCAGTCTATATCTGTATTTATCTGCACCCTCTGCATTAGCCCAGGAAATTCTGGCACTTGAGACTGTAGAACTTTCAACAGTTAGGTTTGACGGAGGCAGACATAATGTATAGGTAAACAAACCAGCTCGCGATCCAACTCCCCAACTGGCTAAGGATTCAACTTCAATCGAATATCCGGCACCTGGTAATAGATTTGAAAAAGTGTATTGAAGTTCTGTAGTTTGTCCAACCAGGTTGCTGTATTGATACATCTTGTACCCGGATGCCCCGTTTATCATGTTCCAGGTGATTTTACAGCTTTCAGTTGTGACAGAAGTTACTGAAATCACTGGAGCAGGTAAAGAATCTTTTTTCACAATTTTTAAAATTGTGGTTGTTGCACTGTAATTCCCAGCGGCGTCACGTGAACGGATGCTGATTTCTCTAGTGATGTCTGAAATCAAATCAGTCACCGTGTATTCCCAGCTTGTAGATAACGTATTCTCTATCACTGGGGTCGCATCAGTACCGACATAAATAGCCGATCCATTATCTTTTGTCCCTGTCAAGTTAACAGAAGCTCCAGCGCAATAATAAACGGTGGTTGGAGGAACTGAAACGGGTGAGGTAATAATTGGCGCAACTGGCGGTATGGTATCCACGTGAAAACTGTTGGCCGTATTTGCCTGCATTTCATTTCCGTGCAGATCCTTGGCCCCTGAGATAGATAAAACCTGGTTCTCATCAAGACTGTCTTCAGGCGTAAATGTGCCTGTCCAGTTTTTTCCTGTATACCCGTTCTTGGTAACTGCCGCACCACCGATAGTAACAGTGGGATTCACTCCAGTGTTCATTGTTTCATTGAAAGCTACCAAAACTGTGTAACCTGTTTCCCTCAAGTAACCACCGTTCTCGATCTGCGGATCAAATCCGGTGGTGATCAGCACAAGAGACACTTGCGGAAGGGCATCCCCTGCAAAAGATTGGATAAAACCTGCAGATTGAGCAATAGCAGTAGGAATTGAAACAGCCTGAACATTGGAAACTTGCAGGGAGTAAGTTTCCCCGGTCTGCGGAGCAGTGGTGAGAAGATAGGTTTTGTTGGATTGGTCTGCTGTGTCGATGGCAACGGATGAAACAAGAAGGCTTGGAATAATGGCATAGTTCGCCGGATTGAGCGCATCGTCGGCATTAGCGGCATTTATATGCTTGGGTTCTAAGGAATAGACGACTTTCACGATTGTGTTCAAGGTGGCTTCGGCAGACAGCGCGGCAATTCCCGATTTACCCATCACAGGTTTTGTAACAGGCTGGGGCATCGCATTACCATTCAGATCTTTCACATTGGACACTGTCACATTATAGATTTCAGCAGTCTGCATCGTTGTGGTCAGAAGTACTGACTTTTCGCCGCTCTGAATTACAGGATTGCTGATGCTCAGACTCTTGTCGGAAGTATAATTTGCCGCCACATCAGCTCCGACTCCCACTTTCTGGTCAAATGTCACAAGAATGTTCAGCGGTGTTGTGGTTTCAATGGTGGTAACTTGCGGCGGATATATTCCGATGCTGACTTCCTTATTATAGAAATACGATTTTCCGGTCGTGCTGCGCAGCTTGAATCTTAATTTATAAGTACCTGTTGATGTGAACGGCGTATTATCGGAAACCAGAATCTGGTTTTGAGAAGTTGCATTCCAGTTGTAATTACTCAGAATTTCCACGGTCTGCTCAGTTGATCCCACGAGAAAGATTTCCAAGGTACCAAGTAGAGTCGATGCACATTGAGGAAGTGCGGCTACTGTGGCGGTCAGCACATCGTTGATTTCAAGATTTGTGGTTGCGCTTTCCTGGTTGGCAAAAGTGACGAAGTTTTCTGGGAAAATAGGGGGTGTGCCAGAATAGGGAAAAGTTATTGTGCTTATTTTTTCAAGCACTTGGTTTTGCAAGTTGTACTTTGCAGTCAAAGTCAGGGTAAAATCTTCGTCGTTAAACACGTTCAATGCCTGATCCATTGTCAGGCTAAAATCATGGCCTGCGAAACTGACTGTAATCTTCAGCCTGTCGCCCTTTTCAATGCTTCCGCCGTCTGCATCAGTGATAGGGTTGATCACAGGGGCAGCAACTTCGGATGTCGGAATTCCTATATCAAGGGGAAAGCTCTGAGTAAGATTACCCGGAGAAACGCTCACTACAAGGGAAGCCTGTGCCGCCGTGGGAAGCACGCTGATTGTTGTCACCACATTGCCTGCGTTGTGGATCGGATTTCCTGTGCCAGTAACAGCATCGTCCACGGCTGTGACTGAGAGCAGATAATTCCCGACCGGCGGATTAACGAAGCTGAAAATGTTGGTTGCTTCAACAGTATTGCAGTTGAAATCAGAGGTAAGATTATTTCCGCTGGTTTTGTCAGTAAGCATTGCCTTGATCTTAGTGATTTTGCTGTTCTTGGCATTTGCATGTGCATAAGCTTTTATGAACAAGGTCCGCTCAGGGGTAAAGACGTTTGTCGATGGATCCAGATCATTGTAATATTGCTGAATCAATGTAGTCGGAGGAACAGCAAGTGCCGAATCTTCAGGATTGGATACGACTTCAACTTCAGTACTCAGAATTTGAGGAATAACACTGAAAACCTGATTTCCTAGACCGATGAGCAGTGAAGCAGATGTGGTTTTGTCTGGGGAAACCGGTGTAGAAGAATCTGGATGTGACAGTTCAAAATCTGATTTGAACTTATCTGAATTGTCCAGGATTTCAGCCGCAGAAGTGGGAAGAGGCATTATTTTGATAATCTTCAGACAGGATCCATCCAATTGGGCTGAAGCCATTGTGAGCACCTGCTGGCTATTTTGTTCAGCCTGCGGATTAACCTGGAGATTGATGATAACTTTTCCCCAGGAAGTCACTAAAACAGGGAACAATACGGGATTGCCGGAAACAGGTACAACCTTGATCACGAAATTTCCTGCCACCACATTCCTGAATACGAATTCTCCATTGGAAGCAGCTGTGGTATAGAAATTCTGATGGTTTGACATTGTCACCGACGCCCCGTCAAAAGCCGCTGCCCTGGATGGAGCATTGTCCCGCTGCGGTGCTTCAGATCCATTGGACGGGGCTCCTGCCAGAGCACCGATGACCAAAGCTCCTCCTGCAGCTCCACCAGTATGGCTGGGGTTGTCAGAGAGGCATCCGTAAAATAAAAAAGATCCCATCATCAACGCAATGAGCAGCAGGCCGAACAACCTCTTAGAATGCATCACACTTTCCTCCAAAATTTATTTTTTTTATTAGTTCCAGAAATTGCAATTCAAGCGGAATAGGGCTAAAATTATCAGCGGACAGCCGATAATCTACCTTCAGGAGGTCACTAGCCCTATTCCTTAATTTTTTTTATTTTTTCTGATTCCCCCTGGAATGAGATGGAGGTTTAGCTAAAATTTTAGTTGAATTGATTGAAAACGAACTGAACTGATTGCAACACCTCCCACTTGAGCAGATTGTACTTAATTAATAAGTGTAAGTCAATAGAATTACACGGAATATACGGGTAATAAATTTCAATATGAAAAAAGACTCGAATCTGAAGCCTTTCTATGGCCGCAGGTCACTGGTCGCAACAGCGGTCAACCGTCGTTTCAGCCGCAGGTTGCTGGAGCTGATGAAGGAAAAAGGGTTGAATCAGTCAAAACTCGCCCTGATCCTCTGCACTAAACAGCAGAACATCTCCCGCTGGATCGCAGGCGAGACTCTTCCGCGGATGCGCATGGCCGAGAAAATAGCCGGGGTTTTCAATGTTTCTGTGGAAGACCTGATCGGCAACCCGCTCACAATTGAGGCAGACTTTGAAATCGCGGTGCTGCCTGTGCTCGGAAAAATACCGGCAGGCGTGCCCTTGGAGTCTGCGACCGACATCGTGGGAGAAGTTGAAGTGCCCAAGGCAATGCTGCAAAGATACGGCGATGTCTTTGCCTTGATGGTGCTGGGCGAGAGCATGACAGGAGCCGGAATCATGCCCGGCGACGTGGTGATAGTGGCGAAAAACGTGGAGATCAGGAACGGGGATGTCGCTGCAGTGAAGCTCAACGATTACGACACTACTTTGAAACGGATAATATACGATGAAGACCACGTGATCCTGCAGGCCGAGAACCCGAAATTCAAACCCATCATTCTTTCAAAAGACAAGCTGTCCGAAAAAGGCTTTGAAATCCTGGGCAGGGTCGTGAAGCTCGTGCGGGATTTTTAAAGTCCATTCTGCCATGGCAAAGGTCGTCTAAAGGTCAACTAAAATCCCCCTTGCATCTAATTTCCTTCTGCAGTAAAATGTAGTTGAAGTAAATACACAGATGCGAGGTGTTGCATGCCGAGAGTTTATACTGTCCGCCTTCCTGATTTGTTGGGTCAAAAGATTCGCATCCGGGCTGATCTGGAGCATCGCACCATTTCCGAGCAGATCAAAAAATATCTTTATGACGCGCTGCTTTGCGAAGAAAATCCCGACCTTCCACTTTCCTTTATTAAGGAAACCATCGAATCCCGGGAAGAAGTAAAGGCAGGCATCGGCCGGGAATATGAGTTCGGCGTGATCAAATGAAAGTCCTAGTTTCCAATGCATTTTTTCGGTTCAAGAAAAAAGCGCCTAAAAATTTGCAACTGGAGATTGATGAACAAGTAAAAAAGATCATGCAAAACCCGGAAATCGGGGATCTGAAAAAAGGCGAGCTAAAAGGAATCAGAGTGCATAAGTTTACTTATAAAACCCAGCTTTACCTGCTTTCATACGAGATAATCAAGGATAATTTAAATCTTTATATGATCGGAACACATGAAAATTTCTATAAGCGTTTGAAAAATCTGTTTTACTGATCATAGCATTCTCTTTAGAACTTGAAGATTTTCAAGACTCGATTTAACATATTTACATGAACAAAAAACTTACAGTTTATTACTCGATTTTCCAAAGCCGGATCGGCAGTATTTTCATTGCCGCAACAGACAAGGGACTCTGCCGTCTGTACTTTCCTTCCTCTCCGGAACTTCTGCGCGAAGTGAGAACTGACTTCAATTGCGAACTGGTTCCGGATGAAAAAAGGCTGGCACCTGTCAAAGAGCAGATTCTGAAGTATCTGTCAGGAAAACTTCGCACTTTTGACTGCAGAATCGATTTCATCACAGGCACTGACTTCCAGAAAAAAGTCTGGCAGGCTCTGCTCGAAATCCCTTACGGCGAAACCCGCACTTACCGCTGGGTGGCGGAACGGATCGGCTGCCCCAAAGGCTTCAGAGCAGTAGGCGGAGCCAACAACCGCAATCCGATCTCCCTGATCGTACCATGCCATAGGGTGATTGGAGCCGACGGCTCCATGACTGGCTATGCGGGACCGTCAGAAGCGAACTGCAGACTTAAGCGGGAACTGCTGGAAATGGAAGGCGCTCTTTAAGAGCAGAGGACATGCTTCTGCGGAGGCGTTCAAAGGCGTCCCGAAGCCTTTGGCTTCAGGATAAGAGGCTCTAACAGCAGTAGCTGAAGAGCCTCTAAATTGCTGCTGCAGGGTGATAGATCGGAGCAGGAACTAGTTCTTGGTTCCCTTGATATTGGAAGCAAAATAACTATTTACGAATGATCAGCGGCAGGAAATTGTCCCTGAAATTACGCCAGAGAAAAGAGAATTTCTTTTTACGGAGCATTCTGAACAGATATCCGGGATGTAAATAATATCTCAGTGTCAACTTACGGCAGATCCGGTGATTTTCCAACAGGCCTCCCTTCCCTATCCCAGACAATATCCTGGGATAATCGACCCAGGGTTTGAATGAAACATAGGCGGGGCTGAGACGACGGGCAAGACGATAAGTCCGCCTGTGATCAGCTGCTGATTCTCCCGGCAGGCCGATGATGAAGAATAGAATCGTATCTATCCCAGATTCCTCGCATTTTCTCAAGATATGATTCAGCTTTCCGGAGTTCTTCTTCCCAATCCGTTCCAGAGTCACGGGATTCGCGCTCTCCACCCCGAATTCCAGCAGCCTGCAGCCGGCCCAGGACATGAGTTGCAGAAGTTTGTCGTCCAGATGGTCCGCCCTGGTCTGGCAGGCCCAGGAAAATTTGAGTTTATGCTTGATAATTACTGAACAGAACCGTTCCACCCGGTTGCGATTTGCACAGAAGTCCAGGTCGATGAAGAAAATCGATTCAATTCCCATCCGGATCAGGTGTTCGATTTCTGGAATCAGTTTTTCCAGCGGTTTTTCAATCAGATTCGCAGGGTACATTTCCTTGAAGCAGAATGGGCAGGTGTATGAACAACCGCGGCTTCCCTCAACCAGTGAAAATTTACCGCTCAGGAACGAATAGCTGTATTTCCCCATGTCTGCCAGCTCATAGGCAGGCAGGGGCAGCTCTGGAAAAATCGATTCGCTTCGTTTTTCGGTATAAATCAATTCGTCCCCATGTCTATACAAGATTCCCGGCACTTTTCTGAAGTCACGGGTTTCAGCCTTTTCAACGAGATCCAGGATTGCCGCTTCAGGCTCTCCTCTGACTGCAATGATTTTTTCTGAGATGAGGTATTTCGAGGGATTTGCAGGAGCGTGGGGTCCGGTAAGGATCAAAAGGCATTCTTTTCCGCAGAGAATCCGCAGAAGCCGCACCAGGCAGTCTGCCTCCACTGCAGGACACTGCCAGCGGTCGACTGACGCTGAACTGACAATGAAAATGTCGGCTGTGAGCTTATCCCAGACTGAAGACCCGGGGCTGATTCCGTCGCTATTGGCGTCGATCAGCAGAAGCTCATGGCCGAGCGGTTTTAGAAGCGCTGCCATATTGAGCAGCGAAAGGGGCTGGAAAACACGATTGGGGCTGTTGAAGGTCGTGTAATCAAACAGCGGATTGATCAGGGTGATTTTCATGATTCAGTGGCTAAAGAAGCAGACTGGAAATTGATCAGAAGTCATTTCCCGAAATAGATCAGGGCTTGATTTATATCCTCCAGCACGGGCAGGATCTTGGTGAGGAAGGTGATCTTCAGGATGTTCTGGATCTTTTCCGAGGGGTTAATCATCACCAGTCCGCCTCCTTTTTCACGGGAGAGCTTGTAATACTGGGTGATGACGCCGATGCCTCGGCTGTTGATATAAGTTGCTTCGCTCAGGTCGAGGATGATTTTATAGATTCTATGCTGAAGCAGTTTCTCCAAATATTCCTGCAGCAATACGCTGCTGTCGACATCGATATCTCCGCTGACCTTGACGAGTTCAATGCCTTTCTCCTGCAATCTGTTCTCAACAACTTTACTGCTTGTTTCCAGCGGGTTGCTGACTAGTTTGAAATCTGTTGGAATCAATGTAACACCCCAAAATCGAATATCTTGATTTTCATCAATTTCTGGTGGAGGATAGGGGAGTTGAACCCCTGACCTCTTGACTGCCAGTCAAGCGCTCTCCCAACTGAGCTAATCCCCCGTTCAGGTAAGCAGCGTGGCCATTTCGGCCGTCAATTGCTGCATGGCATTAAATATATACCAAATACGCTCAAGAGAAATCAAATTCTCCGCTTCCTCGCTTCTACCAGGTACCAGGACCTTGAAGCGATTGTTGGAATAATATTTTTTGGCAAGGTACGGAATCAGGTCGCAGTTGAACCCGAGCCTGAACATCACACGTCCGAACATGCCGAATTCAAAATACTTCCACTTGATGTCTTCCTTGATGTTGAGCTGGAAATGATAAAATTCAGCGAGCCTTTTGAGCATCTGCACGACCTTTTCCGTAAGCAGTGGAAATTCCGCCAGTTTCTCTTCCATCTCTGAAAAGAGCGGGAGCAGGCCGCGCTGTTCGAACAGTTCGTACTCCAGCTGTTTTTCGATCACCAGGGCCAGCAGTTTGAAATATTCGTCCGACTCCAGCGCGTTGATCTCCTCAGGATAACCCTCTTTTCTGAAAAAGACCCTGCCTTTCCAGGATGAAGCCGAGACCGAGACCTGATAAGGCAGGAAGCCGTTATTGATCAGGGTGGTGTTGCAGAATACACAGCAGTCCAGGACTTTGGCCCAGCCCAGTATCTCCTGGTCCCTGCTGCAGACAAGCACTTCGTCTCCAGGCTTCAGGTCGGAAAGCAGACGCAGGGTAACTTTGAAGCCAAGCACCTCCTTGACCACGAACTCTTCCCAATTCACCTTGTCTACTTTAATCAGGTAGAAATTGCGGTTTTCTTTGAGCTGCTTGATCAGAGGGGCAAACTTTTCGATCCGTGCCAGTGTATTGAAAGCACCTTTGGTGAAGATCAGCTTCTGCTGATGGAGGTATTCAAGAAAATCCAGAAATTTACGGTCCTCTCCCTTGCCGAGCTTGGTTTTCTTCTCAGTATAATATGACAATCGCTTCAAAGCGCTGTCAGGAAAAAATTCCGGGTTGGTAAAGAGAATTCCGAGATAATCGGTCAGCCGTTCCGAAGAAAATTTCAGCTTCTTCTTCTTCTCCCCGGAAGAAAATTCCAGATTTACTTCTCGCATCGCCGGAGTTTTCATTTGGAATGGGGAACTTCTAATGCCCCGACATCTACAATCTCAATCGCCTTATTCTGGATATCCCTCCGGAAATTCACGACTTCCTCTTCCATGTTGGCCATTACTTCAGCAGAGACATTTTCCAGGTCGATCTTCAACTTGGTGAACGAACGCTTTATCAGATTGTCTATCCTATTCATTTCTTCTCCTTTTTAACACTTTGCGCATGAAGAAGTCTTCGCGGTCGATTTCTTCCAGGACTTCCTCGATGAATTTCAAGGTTTCCTCGTATTGGGGCAGGATAATATATTCAAGGGCATTCACTCTTTTCATGACTTTTTTCAGTTCGAATCCCAGTCTCCACAGCCTGGTCTCCACTTCGATCAGCTCGAACAGCAGCTTCATGAATTTCTGCATTTCAATCAGGAAAAGGTCCAGATGGGAGGAGTTGCCTATCAGCGAATGGGCGGTGGATAGGTTACTCGTACTGAAATTGATGGTGGGGAAGATCACTCCAATGAAGGATTTTTCCAGCACTGTGAGCTGATATTGCTTATGCCTTGCAACATTAGCCGAGCAGAGAGCCCGCTCTCCATTGAAAATCTGGGCTTTATAATAAAACCTGAAGATTTCCGGCAGAGTCCTGTTCAGTTCTTCCCTTTTTTTCTGGGCTGCTTCAACGATCTTCATTATCTCAGCGATCAGCACCCTCTTTTTTTCATCCAGCAGTTTATGCCCCTGCTGAACAAAACGATACTCGATCTTGAGTTTGATCAGGTTGCCTTTAGTGGGGGTAACTGGAAGTTTAGACATTTCTGTAATATTTCCCTATTTCTTCTTCAGTCACTCTGGTCAGTACCTGTTCAGGAAGAGACTTGAGCATTTTCCAGCCCAGGTTCAGTGTTTCCTCGATGCTGCGGTTCTCGTCAAATTTCTGGCAAACGAACTCGCGCTCGAATTTCTTGCCGAAATTGAGGTAAGCGCGCTCCACTTCGTTCAGCTCCTCTTCGCCGATCACCGAAGCCAGGGATTCCACATCCTTGACCTTGGCATAGCAGGCATAGAGCTGGTTGGCGAGGTGGGGATGATCGGCGCGGGTGAAGCCTTCACCGATGCCGTCTTTCATAAGTCTGGAGAGGGACGGCAGCACATTGATCGGCGGATAGAAACCCCTCATATGCATTTCGCGTGAAACTACGACCTGTCCTTCAGTGATGTAGCCTGTCAGATCCGGTATCGGATGGGTGATGTCGTCATTGGGCATCGAAAGGATCGGAAGCTGAGTGAGTGAACCTTTCCTGCCGTGGATTCTTCCTGCACGTTCGTAGATCGAAGAAAGATCGCTGTAAAGATACCCGGGGTAACCCTTGCGGCTCGGGATTTCTCCTTTGGAGCTCGCCACTTCCCTCAAGGCTTCGCAATAATTTGTGATATCCGTAATCACCACCAGCACGTCCATTCCGAGTTCAAACGCCATGTATTCTCCTGCAGTCAGAGCCATTCTGGGAGTAACGATGCGTTCAACCACAGGGTCCGAAGCATAGTTCAGAAACATGACGACTTTTTTCAAAGCTCCGGTCTGTTCGAAATTCTGGCGGAAAAAAGATCCGACATCGTGCGAAATGCCAACTGCAGCGAAGATGATGGCGAAGTTGTCAGGGTTGGCTTCTCCTGCTTGATTCACGATCTGGGCGGCGATCAGGTTATGAGGCAGTCCGGCTCCTGAAAAGATCGGCAATTTCTGTCCCTTGATCAGCGTGTTCATGGCATCGATGGCAGTGACACCAGTCGGGATGAATTCCTTGGGATAGGCTCTGGCCATGGGATTGATCGGATAGCCGTTGATGTTGAGATACTGGTCGACAGCGGGTTCAGGCAGGTTAT comes from Candidatus Wallbacteria bacterium and encodes:
- a CDS encoding fibronectin type III domain-containing protein is translated as MHSKRLFGLLLIALMMGSFLFYGCLSDNPSHTGGAAGGALVIGALAGAPSNGSEAPQRDNAPSRAAAFDGASVTMSNHQNFYTTAASNGEFVFRNVVAGNFVIKVVPVSGNPVLFPVLVTSWGKVIINLQVNPQAEQNSQQVLTMASAQLDGSCLKIIKIMPLPTSAAEILDNSDKFKSDFELSHPDSSTPVSPDKTTSASLLIGLGNQVFSVIPQILSTEVEVVSNPEDSALAVPPTTLIQQYYNDLDPSTNVFTPERTLFIKAYAHANAKNSKITKIKAMLTDKTSGNNLTSDFNCNTVEATNIFSFVNPPVGNYLLSVTAVDDAVTGTGNPIHNAGNVVTTISVLPTAAQASLVVSVSPGNLTQSFPLDIGIPTSEVAAPVINPITDADGGSIEKGDRLKITVSFAGHDFSLTMDQALNVFNDEDFTLTLTAKYNLQNQVLEKISTITFPYSGTPPIFPENFVTFANQESATTNLEINDVLTATVAALPQCASTLLGTLEIFLVGSTEQTVEILSNYNWNATSQNQILVSDNTPFTSTGTYKLRFKLRSTTGKSYFYNKEVSIGIYPPQVTTIETTTPLNILVTFDQKVGVGADVAANYTSDKSLSISNPVIQSGEKSVLLTTTMQTAEIYNVTVSNVKDLNGNAMPQPVTKPVMGKSGIAALSAEATLNTIVKVVYSLEPKHINAANADDALNPANYAIIPSLLVSSVAIDTADQSNKTYLLTTAPQTGETYSLQVSNVQAVSIPTAIAQSAGFIQSFAGDALPQVSLVLITTGFDPQIENGGYLRETGYTVLVAFNETMNTGVNPTVTIGGAAVTKNGYTGKNWTGTFTPEDSLDENQVLSISGAKDLHGNEMQANTANSFHVDTIPPVAPIITSPVSVPPTTVYYCAGASVNLTGTKDNGSAIYVGTDATPVIENTLSTSWEYTVTDLISDITREISIRSRDAAGNYSATTTILKIVKKDSLPAPVISVTSVTTESCKITWNMINGASGYKMYQYSNLVGQTTELQYTFSNLLPGAGYSIEVESLASWGVGSRAGLFTYTLCLPPSNLTVESSTVSSARISWANAEGADKYRYRLNSSQTTGETQSNSINLDNLNSGTTYELRVTSVNKNNRENSTYSSISFVTGVLAPQNVRSTRLTTSEVDLTWDTVTGATGYKVYIDDQYIGNVVSSNVYTRTNLSSGQTYRFSVRAVNATGDSAMSAEKIINTVCIPPSGLNTIEIGSGYAGITWQLTQGGVRYLVYKGLDDTSPISNISNSVNCANLNPATQYDFYIKAENTDGLLSGYSEKLTIRTRCSEPAGVSIDSITDSTARVNWNATSGASSYRIFLNSTMFGETSETTMQVTGLTASSSYQVYVKAVNSTGAGDTSETRSFTSASLSPGDVVYANTMPWWDNENVKAGIDLYYHTPTDTRLKGIRILRKTGSAPTGPTDAGSYVVCNRVVESDKEYSWFDSAEITIGDNYYYAFYTYGEKDSQTYYSTGTIESIIAQEIVETQDSVPCLFNGTIEINDQYAAIGTRIYAFDQDNKLKGVFIIDQDVVDRKGQGRYEIPVTDADVGELIIFSVNGRTPSYNGDRAWASFVNKNLDLFTNY
- a CDS encoding S24 family peptidase, which codes for MKKDSNLKPFYGRRSLVATAVNRRFSRRLLELMKEKGLNQSKLALILCTKQQNISRWIAGETLPRMRMAEKIAGVFNVSVEDLIGNPLTIEADFEIAVLPVLGKIPAGVPLESATDIVGEVEVPKAMLQRYGDVFALMVLGESMTGAGIMPGDVVIVAKNVEIRNGDVAAVKLNDYDTTLKRIIYDEDHVILQAENPKFKPIILSKDKLSEKGFEILGRVVKLVRDF
- a CDS encoding type II toxin-antitoxin system RelE/ParE family toxin; translation: MKVLVSNAFFRFKKKAPKNLQLEIDEQVKKIMQNPEIGDLKKGELKGIRVHKFTYKTQLYLLSYEIIKDNLNLYMIGTHENFYKRLKNLFY
- a CDS encoding methylated-DNA--[protein]-cysteine S-methyltransferase, whose translation is MNKKLTVYYSIFQSRIGSIFIAATDKGLCRLYFPSSPELLREVRTDFNCELVPDEKRLAPVKEQILKYLSGKLRTFDCRIDFITGTDFQKKVWQALLEIPYGETRTYRWVAERIGCPKGFRAVGGANNRNPISLIVPCHRVIGADGSMTGYAGPSEANCRLKRELLEMEGAL
- a CDS encoding radical SAM protein, with the protein product MKITLINPLFDYTTFNSPNRVFQPLSLLNMAALLKPLGHELLLIDANSDGISPGSSVWDKLTADIFIVSSASVDRWQCPAVEADCLVRLLRILCGKECLLILTGPHAPANPSKYLISEKIIAVRGEPEAAILDLVEKAETRDFRKVPGILYRHGDELIYTEKRSESIFPELPLPAYELADMGKYSYSFLSGKFSLVEGSRGCSYTCPFCFKEMYPANLIEKPLEKLIPEIEHLIRMGIESIFFIDLDFCANRNRVERFCSVIIKHKLKFSWACQTRADHLDDKLLQLMSWAGCRLLEFGVESANPVTLERIGKKNSGKLNHILRKCEESGIDTILFFIIGLPGESAADHRRTYRLARRLSPAYVSFKPWVDYPRILSGIGKGGLLENHRICRKLTLRYYLHPGYLFRMLRKKKFSFLWRNFRDNFLPLIIRK
- a CDS encoding STAS domain-containing protein; translation: MIPTDFKLVSNPLETSSKVVENRLQEKGIELVKVSGDIDVDSSVLLQEYLEKLLQHRIYKIILDLSEATYINSRGIGVITQYYKLSREKGGGLVMINPSEKIQNILKITFLTKILPVLEDINQALIYFGK
- a CDS encoding V-type ATP synthase subunit D, whose product is MSKLPVTPTKGNLIKLKIEYRFVQQGHKLLDEKKRVLIAEIMKIVEAAQKKREELNRTLPEIFRFYYKAQIFNGERALCSANVARHKQYQLTVLEKSFIGVIFPTINFSTSNLSTAHSLIGNSSHLDLFLIEMQKFMKLLFELIEVETRLWRLGFELKKVMKRVNALEYIILPQYEETLKFIEEVLEEIDREDFFMRKVLKRRRNE
- a CDS encoding V-type ATP synthase subunit B, yielding MENIKFQKINKLGGPLLAIENPGKVSYGELVRVKAENFEAYGRVLDVSYDIAIIESFKNLSGLKLDSTSVTFTGKPLMFGVSPEIMGRIFDGVGHPIDNLPEPAVDQYLNINGYPINPMARAYPKEFIPTGVTAIDAMNTLIKGQKLPIFSGAGLPHNLIAAQIVNQAGEANPDNFAIIFAAVGISHDVGSFFRQNFEQTGALKKVVMFLNYASDPVVERIVTPRMALTAGEYMAFELGMDVLVVITDITNYCEALREVASSKGEIPSRKGYPGYLYSDLSSIYERAGRIHGRKGSLTQLPILSMPNDDITHPIPDLTGYITEGQVVVSREMHMRGFYPPINVLPSLSRLMKDGIGEGFTRADHPHLANQLYACYAKVKDVESLASVIGEEELNEVERAYLNFGKKFEREFVCQKFDENRSIEETLNLGWKMLKSLPEQVLTRVTEEEIGKYYRNV